From Roseibium alexandrii DFL-11, the proteins below share one genomic window:
- a CDS encoding carbohydrate ABC transporter permease gives MATQQSRSAARMMMAPAVVLLLGWMLIPLCMTLFFSFKKYLPLRGDSMANGLEWVGFTNYVRFVSSSSFWPSIQTTLIIVGGVLVITIALGIALAILLDQPMWGQGVVRILVIAPFFVMPTVSALVWKNMFMDPVNGILAHLWKFFGAEPIQWLSQASLPSLVMIVSWQWLPFATLILLTAIQSLDSEQLEAAEMDGAPVHKRFFFIVLPHLARAITIVTLIQTIFLLAIFAEIFVTTGGAFGTKTLSYLIFQRVLESQNVGLGSAGGVYAIILANIVAIFLMRIVGKNLDA, from the coding sequence ATGGCCACTCAGCAATCACGTTCTGCCGCCCGGATGATGATGGCACCAGCAGTCGTTCTGCTCTTGGGCTGGATGCTTATCCCGCTGTGCATGACGCTGTTCTTTTCCTTCAAGAAATACCTGCCACTGCGCGGCGACTCCATGGCCAACGGGTTAGAGTGGGTCGGATTTACCAACTATGTCAGGTTCGTGAGTTCAAGCTCGTTTTGGCCCAGCATTCAGACCACGTTGATCATTGTCGGGGGCGTTCTGGTCATCACCATCGCCTTGGGAATTGCACTGGCGATCTTGCTGGATCAGCCAATGTGGGGTCAGGGAGTTGTCCGAATTCTGGTTATTGCGCCTTTTTTCGTGATGCCCACAGTATCCGCGCTGGTCTGGAAGAACATGTTCATGGATCCGGTCAACGGCATTCTGGCGCATCTCTGGAAGTTTTTTGGGGCCGAGCCGATACAATGGTTGAGCCAGGCGTCACTGCCATCGCTGGTGATGATCGTCTCCTGGCAGTGGCTGCCGTTCGCGACGCTAATCTTGCTGACCGCTATCCAGTCTCTCGATAGTGAGCAGCTGGAGGCAGCTGAAATGGACGGCGCCCCTGTCCACAAGCGTTTCTTTTTCATCGTTCTTCCGCATCTGGCGCGGGCAATCACCATCGTGACCTTGATCCAGACAATCTTTCTGCTGGCGATTTTCGCGGAAATTTTCGTCACCACCGGCGGTGCCTTTGGCACCAAGACACTGTCTTATCTGATCTTCCAGCGCGTGCTGGAAAGCCAGAACGTTGGCCTCGGCTCTGCAGGTGGTGTCTACGCCATTATCCTCGCCAATATCGTTGCGATCTTCCTGATGCGCATCGTCGGCAAAAACCTTGACGCGTGA
- a CDS encoding ABC transporter substrate-binding protein produces MYIKNALCATTAFVVMTAVAAQAETLTIATVNNGDMIRMQGYTDAFTAKTGHTVEWVTLEENVLRQRVTTDISTKGGAFDIMTIGMYETPIWGANGWLVPLNDLSDEYDAGDILPAMAGGLSHDGTLYAAPFYGESSMIMYRTDLMAKAGLEMPDAPTWDFVKEAAAAMTDRDNEINGICLRGKAGWGEGGAFITAMSNSFGARWFDMDWNAQFDTEQWANTLNFYKDMMDASGPPGYATNGFNENLSLFQQGKCGMWIDATVAASFVTNPNDSTVAESVGFALAPDAGLGKRSNWLWAWALAIPAGTQKEAAAKEFIEWATSKSYIELVAAKEGWANVPPGARTSLYETPEYQAVPFAKMTLDSILSADPNNSTVEPSPYVGIQFAAIPEFAGIATEVSQEFSAAYAGQQTVEEALAKAQALTNDAMEAAGYR; encoded by the coding sequence ATGTACATAAAGAACGCACTTTGTGCGACGACCGCGTTTGTCGTGATGACTGCAGTTGCAGCACAGGCAGAAACACTTACCATCGCAACTGTGAACAACGGTGACATGATCCGAATGCAGGGTTACACCGACGCTTTCACAGCAAAGACCGGCCACACCGTCGAGTGGGTCACGTTGGAGGAGAACGTACTGCGTCAGCGCGTGACGACGGACATCTCCACCAAGGGTGGCGCTTTCGACATTATGACCATTGGAATGTACGAAACGCCGATCTGGGGTGCAAACGGCTGGCTCGTTCCACTAAACGATCTCTCCGATGAATATGATGCCGGTGACATTTTGCCTGCCATGGCCGGCGGACTGAGCCACGACGGAACGCTTTATGCTGCTCCTTTTTATGGCGAAAGCTCCATGATCATGTACCGCACCGACCTCATGGCTAAAGCCGGGTTGGAAATGCCGGACGCGCCGACTTGGGACTTTGTCAAGGAAGCCGCTGCGGCGATGACCGACCGTGACAACGAGATCAACGGCATCTGCCTCCGCGGCAAGGCTGGTTGGGGTGAAGGCGGCGCATTCATCACCGCGATGTCGAACTCGTTCGGTGCACGTTGGTTTGACATGGACTGGAACGCTCAGTTCGACACTGAACAATGGGCCAACACGCTGAACTTCTATAAAGACATGATGGACGCTTCTGGCCCTCCGGGATACGCGACCAACGGTTTCAATGAAAACCTGTCGCTCTTCCAGCAAGGCAAATGCGGCATGTGGATTGATGCCACTGTTGCAGCGTCCTTTGTGACAAACCCCAACGACTCGACCGTTGCTGAATCAGTTGGCTTCGCGCTCGCGCCCGATGCCGGTCTCGGCAAACGTTCGAACTGGCTGTGGGCCTGGGCACTGGCAATTCCTGCCGGGACTCAAAAAGAAGCAGCAGCGAAAGAATTCATCGAGTGGGCCACATCCAAGTCCTACATCGAACTCGTAGCTGCCAAAGAAGGCTGGGCCAATGTTCCTCCAGGTGCGCGGACATCTCTGTACGAGACCCCAGAGTATCAGGCCGTACCGTTCGCCAAGATGACCTTGGACTCAATCCTGTCGGCTGATCCGAATAACTCGACAGTCGAACCAAGCCCATACGTTGGCATCCAGTTCGCTGCCATCCCGGAGTTTGCCGGTATCGCAACTGAAGTGAGCCAGGAGTTCTCGGCTGCCTATGCAGGTCAACAGACCGTAGAAGAGGCATTGGCCAAAGCTCAAGCTCTGACCAACGATGCAATGGAAGCCGCCGGCTACCGATAA
- a CDS encoding LacI family DNA-binding transcriptional regulator: MVERKLKNMEEFAAVSGISRPTLSKYFNNPESVRQTTRLRIEDALQKYDYRPNIFAMNQNRKLTKNVGIVVPYLADPFFTEIARKMEQRCLEAGFHPTLYSAHGQQQLENEILDSLRSLKPAGVLLAPLGRASDKLSVEKFCQDVPTVLFDSNIAGIGEAFVGSDNFSFVSQTVDYLTRTGEPPSFFEMRTPANPNANKRRAAYEQLMAERNLEPRILKIEGEGWAFEQIGRDGALRILETGGFPTNTVLCSNDRLAIGLLSACYEKGLRVGRGAGCAMRVASHDDHPFSKFTCPSLTTAAHDYDSVSDHAFKTLNNLIEAGGRFARREETVFSARLVLRSSA; this comes from the coding sequence GAATATGGAGGAGTTTGCAGCGGTCAGCGGCATCTCCCGGCCAACGCTCTCAAAATACTTCAACAATCCCGAGAGCGTCCGCCAAACGACAAGGTTGCGAATCGAAGACGCTCTGCAAAAATACGATTACCGGCCAAACATTTTTGCAATGAACCAGAACCGCAAGCTGACCAAGAATGTCGGCATTGTCGTCCCCTATCTTGCCGATCCATTCTTCACAGAAATTGCAAGGAAGATGGAGCAACGCTGTTTGGAGGCCGGGTTTCACCCAACCCTTTACAGCGCCCACGGCCAACAACAGCTCGAGAATGAGATCCTTGATAGTCTGCGGTCTCTGAAGCCAGCCGGGGTCCTGCTCGCACCGCTCGGCCGGGCTTCCGACAAATTGTCCGTTGAGAAATTCTGCCAGGATGTCCCAACTGTTCTGTTTGACAGCAACATTGCAGGCATCGGGGAAGCCTTTGTGGGATCTGATAACTTCAGCTTTGTCTCCCAAACTGTCGACTATCTCACCCGAACGGGCGAACCACCAAGTTTCTTTGAAATGCGCACACCTGCCAACCCAAACGCAAACAAACGGCGGGCTGCCTATGAACAGCTGATGGCCGAGCGCAACCTCGAACCGCGTATTCTGAAGATTGAGGGCGAGGGCTGGGCGTTTGAACAAATCGGGCGCGACGGTGCGCTTCGCATCCTGGAAACCGGCGGCTTTCCCACCAACACCGTGTTGTGCAGCAACGATCGGCTGGCGATCGGCTTGCTATCCGCCTGTTATGAGAAAGGCTTGCGGGTCGGGCGCGGTGCTGGCTGCGCCATGAGGGTCGCGTCCCATGACGACCACCCATTTTCAAAATTCACCTGCCCGTCTCTAACAACAGCAGCCCACGACTACGACAGCGTGTCGGACCACGCATTTAAAACCCTCAACAACCTCATAGAAGCTGGTGGGCGATTTGCCCGCCGTGAAGAAACCGTCTTCTCAGCGCGCCTGGTTTTACGCAGTTCTGCGTAG